A portion of the Shewanella sp. SNU WT4 genome contains these proteins:
- the adiA gene encoding arginine decarboxylase, translated as MSTYGKKLTCLILEEAPKEGVVGNAIGRLIEELKNNSANVIVATSFDDCYSILNANTAIDCLMLTSAMSGSQADENEKFYVIIDKLNRRQEGVPVFLLAERKKITLSVNRELMSKVDEFAWILEDKPDFIAGRAVAAMQRYREQLLPPLMSALMKYDDIHEYSWAAPGHQGGVGFTKTPAGQRFYSYYGEGLFRTDMGIERGSLGSLLDHTGYFGESEKYAAKVFGADNSYSLVTGTSGANRTIMQICMRENALAICDRNCHKSIEQGLMLSGALPVYMVPTRNRYGIIGPIYPDQMSKAALIANAKGSKLSQHKAGDSAAYAVLTNCTYDGLCYNAKRAQDILAESSNRIHFDEAWYGYARFNPIYEDHFAMRGEPQADYDGPTVFATHSTHKLLNALSQASWLHVRHGKDAIDYNRFNQAYMMHATTSPLYAISASNDIAVSQMDGNRGLSLTNEVIKEAIDFRQAMGRLNKECNADGDWFFKPWNAEVVTDPATGKSYAFEEAPVELLATNQDCWIMHPGDTWHGFKDMPADWCMLDPIKVSILAPGMGDDGNLLASGVPAALVTLYLGRFGIVPTRTTDFQVMFLFSMGITKGKWATLVNTLLAFKKHYDANAPLVQVLPDLAKAHPEVYGDLGMKDLGDKMFNYLRKHNPSEKLNAAYSILPEAVITPRAAFQAIVEDNVEMVPSHQLKGRVAANAVIPYPPGIPMLMSGESFGDDSSPQIGYLKSLEVWDKEFPGFEHETEGTENEHGVYYVMCVKKV; from the coding sequence ATGAGTACATATGGGAAAAAACTGACTTGCTTGATTCTTGAAGAAGCGCCGAAAGAAGGCGTGGTTGGTAATGCAATTGGGCGGTTAATTGAAGAGCTAAAAAATAATTCTGCCAATGTAATAGTTGCTACCTCTTTTGACGATTGCTATTCCATATTAAATGCCAATACCGCCATAGATTGTCTAATGCTGACATCCGCTATGAGTGGATCGCAAGCGGATGAGAATGAAAAGTTTTATGTGATCATTGATAAACTTAATCGTCGCCAAGAAGGTGTTCCGGTCTTTTTATTAGCCGAACGCAAAAAAATTACTTTATCCGTCAATCGTGAGCTGATGTCAAAAGTCGATGAATTTGCTTGGATTTTAGAAGATAAACCCGATTTTATCGCAGGCCGCGCTGTTGCGGCTATGCAGCGTTATCGCGAACAATTACTGCCACCATTAATGTCTGCGTTGATGAAATATGATGATATCCACGAATATTCTTGGGCGGCTCCTGGTCATCAAGGCGGGGTCGGTTTTACTAAGACCCCAGCAGGGCAAAGATTCTATAGCTATTACGGCGAAGGCCTGTTCAGAACGGACATGGGGATCGAACGCGGATCGCTAGGATCTTTACTGGATCACACGGGTTATTTTGGTGAGAGTGAAAAGTATGCAGCTAAAGTTTTTGGCGCAGATAATTCTTACTCTTTGGTAACTGGCACCTCGGGCGCTAACCGCACCATTATGCAAATTTGTATGCGTGAGAATGCATTGGCCATTTGTGACCGTAACTGCCATAAATCGATTGAACAAGGCTTAATGCTCTCAGGTGCCTTACCTGTGTACATGGTTCCAACTCGTAACCGCTACGGTATTATTGGTCCAATTTATCCCGATCAAATGTCTAAAGCGGCATTAATCGCCAACGCTAAGGGCAGTAAATTATCCCAGCATAAGGCGGGGGATTCAGCTGCTTATGCCGTGCTTACCAACTGTACCTATGACGGCCTTTGTTATAACGCCAAGCGGGCTCAGGATATTCTGGCTGAAAGCTCCAACCGTATTCACTTTGATGAAGCTTGGTATGGTTATGCGCGTTTTAATCCTATTTATGAAGATCACTTTGCTATGCGGGGTGAACCGCAAGCAGATTATGACGGTCCAACAGTATTTGCGACACACTCAACCCATAAGCTGTTAAATGCGTTATCACAAGCCTCGTGGTTACATGTAAGACACGGTAAAGATGCCATTGATTACAACCGTTTCAATCAGGCTTATATGATGCATGCCACCACATCGCCTCTGTATGCTATCAGTGCGTCAAATGATATTGCGGTTTCACAAATGGATGGTAATCGCGGTTTATCCCTCACCAATGAAGTGATTAAAGAGGCCATTGATTTCCGTCAAGCCATGGGGCGGTTAAACAAGGAATGCAATGCTGATGGCGATTGGTTCTTCAAACCGTGGAACGCCGAAGTAGTCACAGATCCCGCTACTGGTAAGAGTTATGCCTTTGAAGAGGCGCCGGTTGAATTACTTGCGACTAATCAAGACTGCTGGATTATGCATCCTGGGGATACCTGGCATGGCTTTAAAGATATGCCTGCCGATTGGTGTATGCTCGACCCGATTAAAGTGTCCATCTTAGCGCCTGGCATGGGCGATGATGGCAATTTATTAGCTAGTGGCGTACCTGCAGCTTTAGTCACCTTGTACTTAGGGCGCTTTGGTATAGTGCCAACCCGTACGACCGACTTCCAAGTCATGTTCTTGTTCTCTATGGGTATTACCAAAGGCAAATGGGCGACATTAGTAAATACCTTGTTGGCGTTTAAAAAGCATTACGATGCCAACGCGCCTTTAGTGCAAGTACTACCGGATTTAGCTAAGGCGCATCCTGAAGTCTATGGCGACTTAGGCATGAAAGATCTGGGGGATAAGATGTTTAACTACTTACGTAAGCATAATCCGTCAGAAAAACTTAATGCGGCCTATTCTATTCTGCCAGAAGCTGTGATTACTCCAAGGGCGGCGTTCCAAGCCATAGTTGAAGATAATGTTGAGATGGTGCCATCCCATCAACTCAAAGGCCGCGTTGCCGCTAACGCGGTTATCCCTTATCCACCAGGGATCCCTATGTTGATGTCGGGTGAAAGTTTTGGTGATGATTCGAGTCCACAAATTGGCTATTTGAAAAGCTTAGAAGTTTGGGATAAAGAGTTCCCTGGCTTTGAGCATGAAACCGAAGGCACCGAAAATGAACATGGGGTGTACTACGTGATGTGTGTTAAAAAAGTCTAA
- the potE gene encoding putrescine-ornithine antiporter, which produces MASESNKMGLIGLTTIVTVNMMGSGIIMLPASLAQTGGISLLSWLVTAVGAMCIAYAFAKCGMYCNKDGGMSAYSAEAHGKSSFFIASYTYYVCLVISAVAIAVSAVGYLEPFIPWLKSGPIHTFVGVVSILIVTMFANFKGPKITGRISTFTVWGIILPVVGLSIFGWFWFDNSIFSAAWNPHHLGTGDAISSGIALTLWAFLGIESAGANSGAVENPKRNVPLACLLATSFTAVVYIASTSVIQGIVPNEVLATSNAPFGLVYSYMFNDTVGQIVTGLAVIACIGSLLGWQFTNAQVSKAAADIRLFPKVFADVTKDNAPIKGMLIMLLLELGLAVMTISPSLVKQFNVLLNLAVFINMVPYILSLTALEIILRENKVNRSEYFNAAIIGTIAVVYSLYGVYACGEDAVFYGTLVTLFGYIFYGFIAARDKNTALNDNTSIN; this is translated from the coding sequence ATGGCGTCAGAGTCAAATAAAATGGGCTTAATAGGCCTGACCACCATAGTAACGGTAAATATGATGGGGTCAGGGATTATTATGTTACCCGCCAGCTTGGCACAAACCGGGGGGATTTCACTGCTCTCTTGGCTAGTGACTGCAGTTGGGGCTATGTGTATTGCTTATGCCTTCGCAAAATGCGGCATGTACTGCAATAAAGATGGCGGTATGTCGGCCTACTCAGCCGAGGCCCATGGTAAATCATCATTCTTTATTGCTTCATACACTTATTATGTCTGTTTAGTTATCAGTGCTGTGGCTATCGCGGTTTCTGCGGTTGGGTATTTAGAACCTTTCATTCCTTGGTTAAAATCTGGCCCCATCCATACTTTTGTTGGCGTGGTATCTATCTTGATAGTGACTATGTTTGCCAACTTTAAAGGACCTAAGATCACTGGTCGTATTTCAACTTTCACTGTCTGGGGTATTATTCTTCCCGTCGTAGGTTTATCTATTTTCGGTTGGTTCTGGTTTGATAACAGCATATTTTCTGCCGCATGGAACCCACATCATTTAGGTACGGGTGATGCTATTTCATCAGGTATTGCACTAACTCTGTGGGCTTTCTTAGGCATAGAATCCGCTGGCGCTAACTCTGGCGCAGTCGAGAATCCAAAACGTAACGTACCTTTAGCGTGCTTATTAGCGACCAGCTTTACTGCCGTAGTTTATATTGCCTCAACCTCAGTGATTCAAGGGATTGTACCTAACGAAGTGTTAGCGACATCTAACGCGCCATTTGGTCTAGTGTATTCATACATGTTCAACGATACCGTCGGCCAAATAGTCACAGGTCTTGCGGTAATTGCTTGTATAGGTTCATTATTGGGCTGGCAGTTTACTAATGCCCAAGTATCTAAAGCAGCGGCCGATATTCGTTTATTCCCTAAAGTCTTTGCTGATGTCACTAAAGATAACGCGCCAATCAAGGGTATGCTAATTATGCTGCTACTTGAACTTGGCTTAGCGGTAATGACTATTTCACCAAGCTTAGTTAAACAATTTAATGTGCTACTTAATTTGGCTGTATTTATTAATATGGTGCCTTATATCTTATCTCTGACAGCACTTGAAATTATTCTGCGTGAAAATAAAGTCAATCGTAGTGAATATTTTAACGCTGCTATTATCGGCACCATTGCAGTAGTTTATAGTTTATACGGCGTATATGCCTGCGGTGAAGACGCAGTATTCTACGGTACCTTAGTAACTCTGTTTGGTTATATTTTCTACGGCTTTATCGCCGCTCGAGATAAAAATACGGCACTTAACGATAATACCAGCATCAACTAG